The region AAatatttatctatatatattattgttaCAACATCACTGGCTCACTTTGAATCCACtgttattgaaaaaaaaaaaaaaaaggagggggaAAATCACCAATAGTCCTTGCACGAACAACTCCCACCCTCAAAACAGTGAAACCGACTGGAATCCCGCACAAtaatttttctctcttctaTTTTAGAGATATATTTGATCGCAGTGTGACAATCAACGCATGTCCGTAGATTCTTAAAAACCTTTATCTGTGTTCCAGGAGGAGTTGCAATAATTCCAAAGGCAACTGCAAGCTTTTCACTGTGATAGGAGAGATTTTGCTCCTTCTGTTCCTCTTCCACATCATGCAGCACATTATCGATGTCAGGGACGTACCCCTCTTCTTTCATTCTCCTCCAAAGCTCCCCTAAAAAGTCATATATTTCCTTTGACCTAGGATGTGATTTATCACCGACCAAGAAAACATGGTCTTTTCTCTGCAAATTGATCCAACTTATACCTGGCTTCTTCACCACACCTTTCTCTTCCATGACTTGTCTGATTTTTGCTACTTCAGTCCATTTGCCAGCTGTGGCATATATATTTCCGATGGTAACATAAGTAGCTGCATTTTCGGGCTCAATTTCAAATAGTGCTTCAGCTGCTTTCTTTGCTAGTTCAACATTTCCATGGACTCGGCATCCTCCAAGCAACGACGCCCACAAAAACTTATCAGGCTTCATTGGCATCTGACTAATAATCTCTTCCGCCTCCTTAAATCTGCCAAATCGGCTCAGGAGATCAACCACACAAGCATAGTGGTCTGCAGTATGGGTTAGACGATGCTTGTCCTTTATCGAGTAAAAATATTTAAGACCTTCATCGACTAAACCCGCATGAGTGCAAGCAGAAAGAACCCCAACAAAAGTAATATGGTCAGGCTGAGTACCAGATTTAAGCAACAAGTCAAATAACTGAAGAGCTTCACTAGGTTGGCCATTTTGAGCATAACCATTAATCAGTGAGGTCCAAGAAACTACATCGGGCCTTGGGAGCCGCTTAAATACATTATATGCACCATCTACACTCCCACATTTGGCGTACATATGAACTAAGGTACTTGCTGCAAAGGAAAAAGGATCAAACCCTATACGCATCATGTACCCATGTACTTGTTTTCCCAAATGCTCCATCGTTTGGTGCGCACATGCATTCAAAAGTCCAGCAAAGGTAAAATCATTAGGCCTAATTCCTGATTCCATCAAAAACGAAAACAACGAATAACCTTCCTCCCACCTCCCATCTCCAAAGTATCTATCGATCATAGCCGTCCACGAAACAACATCCTTATCTTTAGTCCTATCGAAAATATGCCTCGCTTCGTCAACGCTCCCACATTTACCATACATATCACTCAAAGCACTCCAAACAACCGCATCAGAATCCAACCCGGTCCTCACTATACGACCATGAATCTCCTTCCCCAAACGTAACGACTGAATAGAAGCCGAAGCAGAAAGAGCACTCGAAATAGTAAACTTATTACACTTATTCTTCTCATCCCTCTGCATCACTCTACACAATTCCAATGCAAATCCAGGCTTATTACACTTCACATAACCCGAAATCATCGCGGTCCACGAAAAATTATCTCTCTCAGGCATTTCATCGAACAACTTCCTCGCATCATCAATCAAACCCAATTTCGCAAATCCAGAAACCATAATATTCCAAGAACACAAATCCCTCTCAGACATTTCAACAAACAGGTTATATGCATCAAAGGGTTTATCACATTTAcaataaaaatcaagaattcGATTAGATATAACAACCCCAGGTCTAAAACCTAAACATTTCATAATTCTATgaactttttttccttcttcaaatGCTCGATTTTCGATACATATACGCAAAAGTGTCGAAAAAACTGTAGCTGAAGGACGAGTTTCGGGTCGTTCTTCGAGCAATTTAATGGCTTCATTTAAACGATTTTGTTCGCAAAGAATTTGAAGGGCTTCGttgaatttgttttgtttaCATAAATGTGTAATGATTTGGTCTTTGTTTgtggttttttcttttaaatgggTTGTTGTTATTTGTGCTGTAGAAAAATAAGATGATGATCGAATAGCAGTTAGTGAAGCTTTAAGACTTGCTCTCATGGTGCTTTCTTAGTGATTAAAACTAGTCGTTGGAAGGTTTAAGGATGTTTTGAAGTTGTGATAGGTTAAGGATGTTTTTAGTGGATCCAACTAGTCTAGGGGTCGTTTGATGCTTACCCATACCCTCCAAAAATTAAGGATTCGTTTGccatgaatttttcatttttttcccgattttttttttccactttattcaaaaaaatgcatttagtgcttaaaatttgaaatataagtGTCATTACTTctaaaaccaaatatttttcactttatttggaattttgaagttggatttgaagatggaattgtgtttggttatagtttttgcaaaaaatatttgattgtttgaatgtactgaaagtgCAAAAGAGGGAAAACAAGGTTTAagttgttttccaaatttcaatttcatgaccaaacgctgattttcaaataaaatgaaaaaaaaaagaggtccTAAATTAACAAAATTCAAGCTCACCTACCCCCGAACCAACCTTATCTACCCCCAAACTCTACCCACctaaccttaaaaaataaaaaaaataaaaaaaatttacccTTCATATAAGTAAGATATATCATTATTCATATACATGTTATAATTTGTTTATGCATTATATACTTCATATATTTGCAAATTGTACCTGAATgtttataaagaatgtataagcGTTATATATAAAGTAGATACACTTTtcacactatatatatacacacattatATACATTTTTATCAGTACCCACCGTATCCACTGTAATCCTACATGCCCATtttatgtataatttgtgtataagaAATATATAGTCAATGTATACAGTGTATGATGTACACACActagttatacacatattatatagtTATTATACACTAATTACTAATGTAAGTGATATACTTtagtatacataatatacagaGTGTATAGATGTTATTGCCGTTGAATTGTATGAACTCGTGAGATTGAATATTTGGTGCATGTGTGAGACTTTTTGGACTAACCTGAATTTTGGAAACGGACAAGCGTGACATTAGGAGTTGAATATTTAGATTTTCCTATGTTTTGTTTGCTCGGTAGGATTTGTCTATCCATAGTCAATTTTTTGTGGAATAATTACGGCCCAATACGCATTAGTGACCTAGTTTGTTCAAATTAGCCCAATGATCTAATTTGCAATTCTTTCAGAATTGCCACATCACGTGCCCATTTGCTTGATTTCGGCATTTGATGGTGCACGCCGCCGCTGACCCTACCAGCACCGATCCCACTGTCACCTACTTCATCCTTACTGTCCGAAATTGAAAAAATTACGGGAAAATTAAAATGACAAAGAAGGTGATAGCTCCATGGGCAAGGATGGCGCTATAGAAGCCCTAAGAAGACCATCCTCAAGGTCACAAGCCAGGAGATGCAAGCCAAGGTTCTTTGACTTCAATTGGAAATCAAGAAGATACttatcaaaagaagaaaagcaaCGAGTTCCAAGAATTGTGAAAAGGGAGAGCTAAATGCTACACATATTCTATGGTCCAAGCCCAAGAGGAGGAAGATTGGGGCCCACGTTGAGCCCAAAGGGAAGCCCAAATAGCTGAAAATCAGACCCATAAAAGGGCTGAAATATTGCccttaaaaaaaaggaattcaCGTTTGAAGTCTTTCTAAGATTAGGCAACTTTTCCTATTTTGATAGGGAATAGTTTTTGGGAATTATTTTACATGCTTTCCTAGTTTAAAGTTTTCTAGTTAGGTTttagtatttaattatttccataaaagtAGATTCTAATCTCATTCTATTTGGGATaagtttcccctatatataagggtgaattttgttattttcattagaaaaaatagtattattattgtttctctACTTTACACCTTGTGTGGCTACTTTAGATTTATCTCGCAACCTTATGCTAACGATTCTTTTAAGAGTGAAGATTAATTCATACTTGATATCTTTGATTCTTATTCGTAAATTAAAGAAGGTAATTAGTCTTATACTAATTATTGTCTCTAATTTCTTCGAAATAGGGGTCTAGATCACCTTTtgatataagttcttgaattgacTCTATTAGTATCTTAATTAGTTTTAATCTGCTAATTTTGAATACTAAGACCAATTAGGGTTCTTATCActtaatcttaaaatttagggattttattcttaaatttcGCCTATCTTTACAttcttgtctttaatttttgtattttcgCTTCCGCATTATAATCTTGTTTTGTTCAAGTAACCCGATTCTTAGAAGGAGAATTGGAGATTTCATATAGTTATtattacatgaataatttatgGATTTGTTAATTATAAATGGGATCAGATCAGgaaatgtataattaatgaaAAGAAGGGAGGAAGAATCAGAAAAGGGGGAAACTTTTTATAAGATGAGGGAACGAGGGAAATCGATAATGGCAGATGCTGCAACCTTCGTTCTTCACACATATCCGTAGTGATTTCAACTTTCGAATAATCGATTTTTCTAAAATCTTAGTTTTTGTTCAttgatgaaaagaaagaagtggGAAAATCTTAATTGACACCAAAAAGAAACTCTTCCATGAGATTTGCTACCACTTTGTTTCATAGTTTGTTTGGATTCATATTTGGCATTGTAGCATATGTAATATATAGGTATACGAAAcatatacattttctatacattatcACAATTTTGAGTTGGTTTCGTGTGTTTATACATGATTATATAAAACatgtacattatatatatagagtatatgtaatgtttatatatagctatacataacatatacatcTATACACAAATGATATGGTCCTCTACATTGGCTGCAAATTAGATGTGTGGGTCGTATAACTATGCAGAACATATACATTctctatatatgatgatgcaGTGGACTATATTGACTGCAAACTAGATGTATGGGCTGTATATATGAGTTATTTCCCCATCCTTTTTGGGCTATAACTGTTAGGCCTAATCTTTAACTAAAATAATCCTAATAGTTATCAGcacgagtatatatatatatatatatatatatatatatatatatatatatatatatatatgctaattCCCACAAAAAGTAGAAGATACAAAAACTAGCCAACTACTCTATGCTTTTTAGGTTAGAGCTgcttgggcaattcgcaggaatgcccttattttggggtggtctttaatttttgcctattaaattggtggtctttaatttttctccgTCGCTAGAACCGtttggtttcgggttcgaacccctgctcagtcaaaaaaaatttaaaaaaaaattgcaaggtagagtttggttTCACAAGGCAGAGATTTGCCTGCAAAACTTTGCCTtcaggcaaaactctgcctttaGGTAGAACTTTTGCCTGCAAAACTATGCCTACAGGCAGGATTTTGCCTACATTCGGTGAGTGCGAGCTGGCGTACCCTCGAAGCGCAAAACTCCGCCTTAAGTTCTAATTTTGGCTCGAACAGGCCTAACTTTTCTACAAATTTTATCTTgtgaaattgttttttttttttttaactgaatcGGGATTCAAACCTCAAATCTCATGATATTAGgtgaaagggccaaaaattaaagaccaccaatttgagggtcaaaaattaaagaccagtgcatcTGAAGGACACTCCGCCCAAAAAAGGAATTGGAGCTGCTAATGTATTTTCGGGCAAGACCTGGCCAATTTAATTTGCTTAGAAGATATTTGAATCGTACGACtcaaaatcatgaaatttcGGTTTCTATTCTGGCTTTTGAACAAACATGGTTTAGTGTATGAATAAGCTGAAGTACTTCCTTTGGCTTTATTACTTTCTTGAAAAAAAGTTAGAAAATTCTTCTCTATGGTAATACAAGAAAAAGGGACAATTCAGTCCACAAAGCTCTAGCTATGCACATAGTCCGAAAAAGGTAGGATCATATTGAAtttattatacaaaatattttatatttctgCAAAAGGTTACATATCTTGATCAATCCATGACCTCCTAGGGACAATTCTTATAATCGGGCCACAACTCTCCTTCCTACTCATAGTACAACACTATTCTAATTCATGTAATTAAATCTTGTTCACGAACCAAATATCGACAAGTCTAAAGaactattttctcttttttacaTGTCTCTGTTATACAACATTATGATTTAGACCCCCATCAATTCTAAGTACTAAAAAAGTAGAGGCCAATTATAACTTACATGAATTCTTTAATAAATGTGGGTGGGGTTGGAACCGATTTTGTGCAATTGGTGGCCCTTGTTCAactcacatttttattttgatcaaTAACGCAAGCTGGAAATGTTGGATGTTTCGgatttaaacaccaaaccaaattctcgtttttaaatttatacaccataccaaaccaataaaattcggttTTTTGCCAACCGGTTTTCTCGTTATTCGTTTTCGggttatagttttttttttcgaataatcttgatacaaaaaatataacttttacgTCAAATGTTTCTTttgtcctagtaagatacaactaagtaattaaggtgtttcataagaaaataacacaaaatgtgagaagagtgatgacattgtattaaaatattcaacaaaagataataaaatcggttaaaataaatattgctaattaataagccataaaaaaaatgaccataatctaaaatactaagtcatgctaaaataagtacggttaataagtattaattacatgacaagaaaaaaacttaagttgtattttcactctctaaaccaattatgcaaaactaaagaatagatatccaacattattttcatttctatgggtaaattgaaattcttttgttagtattagtgttgagttagttttggtttggactttatatgagttactaacatccataggatataaaacttattcacattcaaaatcctaagttcaagcttgaataatatgataatagatgaaaaactatgaaaaaattaagaaatatttatacattacattacaaataaatatttttatgtataaaatattttaaaaattgaatacatgtaatgtcgggttggtttggttcggtttgacaatttttttagctaaaaccaaaccaaaccaattattcgggtttttttttccaacaccaaaccaagtcaaaccaaaccactatgCCGTGGGTTTTTCTCTGTCAATTTGTTAATTAAtcactttgtacacccctactggAAATGTTGGATGTTTTCATATATTGTGTTTCTTGTAACCTTTGTAGTCATTTTCATGAGGTACAAAATCAAAAATGAGGACGAAAAAGAAGTTCCTATTATGcattaaagaaataataattacTAACATATATCAATTCTCATATGTATGTGGTTGGTATAAATAGATGTTTTCAGTTTTCACTAGTTAGTTTCTGTAATTAATGTGCAATTGGAAGTGAACGAAAAGAGCATAACGAGATATCTAGACTTCATAAAtcttttaaaagggaaaatcgTACTCTTGGTCCTATAATTACCACTCATGTTAATTAATCATTATATtttgtcattcattacattcaacATTTATGTGAGGAGAGTTCAAGATTACCCTAATACTAATAGTGAGGAGAATATAAAAAGAAACAAGGAACAATATCAAGCTTATCATCTGCTTGAcagtaaaattaaaaaaaaaaagctagaaagaataagaaaaataaattaacggAGGGAAAAGGATAAATAcgaaagaaaaaacaaaggaaCCAAACATTGGAATTTTGCATGATCCCCATcaagaaatatatgaaaaaataataagagaAAGACTGATCATTCAGATCTGTTTGTTTGTGAGTGCGAGTCTCTAGAATTTTTGACAAAGAAATTGTGATGTAGTAATAATCAATTACGGTAGTGACTAAGACATATACAAACATTGTCCTAAGATGTGAGATTGTACTTAATTTGGATAAagattttttaccaaaaaagaaaatagagacTGAAATacaccccaccccctccccacccCCGGCGCCGCATTAGTTGCTcgtaaaacaaaaataaaatattgcaaaagaaaaagtctcccatttttcttcattttccctctttccatttttccttcttcctcATATCCAAACGATGCCTAATCACTAAGTTATTAAATCAAGCATGCTTGGGTAGGTGAATAAAGATATGCTATATTTTTATTGcctcttatgttttgtaattatCCACATAGTTAAGGAAGCACATTACATGCACTGAATACTAATTAAgactaattaaaataaaaaacctattttttctctcaatGATATCTTTGGCCTTTCATCTATCAAATGACCAGTACAAAATTAAAAGCCAATATATGCCTAATGTCCTTTGCTTAACATACGTCTAGAAGCAAGTGTTTGGAATGATGTTTGATGAGACTATAACGTCATAAGACTAATCAGGGTCCAAGTGCACAGATAGTCGATTTTGAGATCTTATTTAAACCATATTCATAGTGTAGAAAAATTTGTAATTCTATCCACCTAGAAATAACTTCAACTATCCAAATGTTTGAAGTTAGGTTTTGTCAAACAAAAAGCCTAAAGTTTCATATGCCTGAACTTCAGGCACATATAGCTAAAGTTCAGtcattttttcttgaaagtcaAGCACATGTGACTCAAGTTCAATCATTTTTGTCTGTGCTTCGGCTATATGTGGTTGAATTTAGTTATTGTTGCCTGAAGTTCATGCACATACGActgaaattcaatcatttttatCTGAACTGCAGCCATATATAACTTCAGACTAGAAAATTTGTCCACGCTTCACGCGGTCATGAGAAAATGTATTGATGATtgaacttataaataaatatctTCTTTATTGTAATGTGTTCGTGAAATTAGCACGGACATGAAAAAATGCATTGATGATTGaacttataaat is a window of Lycium ferocissimum isolate CSIRO_LF1 chromosome 12, AGI_CSIRO_Lferr_CH_V1, whole genome shotgun sequence DNA encoding:
- the LOC132040566 gene encoding pentatricopeptide repeat-containing protein At4g37170-like, which encodes MRASLKASLTAIRSSSYFSTAQITTTHLKEKTTNKDQIITHLCKQNKFNEALQILCEQNRLNEAIKLLEERPETRPSATVFSTLLRICIENRAFEEGKKVHRIMKCLGFRPGVVISNRILDFYCKCDKPFDAYNLFVEMSERDLCSWNIMVSGFAKLGLIDDARKLFDEMPERDNFSWTAMISGYVKCNKPGFALELCRVMQRDEKNKCNKFTISSALSASASIQSLRLGKEIHGRIVRTGLDSDAVVWSALSDMYGKCGSVDEARHIFDRTKDKDVVSWTAMIDRYFGDGRWEEGYSLFSFLMESGIRPNDFTFAGLLNACAHQTMEHLGKQVHGYMMRIGFDPFSFAASTLVHMYAKCGSVDGAYNVFKRLPRPDVVSWTSLINGYAQNGQPSEALQLFDLLLKSGTQPDHITFVGVLSACTHAGLVDEGLKYFYSIKDKHRLTHTADHYACVVDLLSRFGRFKEAEEIISQMPMKPDKFLWASLLGGCRVHGNVELAKKAAEALFEIEPENAATYVTIGNIYATAGKWTEVAKIRQVMEEKGVVKKPGISWINLQRKDHVFLVGDKSHPRSKEIYDFLGELWRRMKEEGYVPDIDNVLHDVEEEQKEQNLSYHSEKLAVAFGIIATPPGTQIKVFKNLRTCVDCHTAIKYISKIEERKIIVRDSSRFHCFEGGSCSCKDYW